A region from the Solibacillus sp. FSL H8-0523 genome encodes:
- a CDS encoding phospholipid phosphatase, protein MDPYIFGLFAIAYLAVFIWGIVKHKKTASAVLFLVVLALIYDNGILALGHVIGEGELLETLSAARFWLHGVFTPTLILFSYFVLREANIGFAKKTWVGAAFIVLMVAAWVIEFMVELKDLTLGVQESYGVASYSSVEAISGPPPMILIVVLALLVTAIFLAWKRKWWWMLVGVIIMTIGSAVTIDVGSDAITNLFELILIVTLMHTAIRFSNVTDRKMW, encoded by the coding sequence ATGGATCCATATATTTTTGGGTTGTTTGCAATTGCCTATTTGGCGGTATTTATTTGGGGGATTGTTAAACACAAAAAGACGGCTTCGGCGGTACTATTTTTAGTCGTGCTCGCGCTCATTTATGATAACGGGATTTTAGCTCTTGGACATGTTATCGGAGAAGGCGAGTTATTGGAGACGTTAAGTGCTGCTCGCTTTTGGCTACACGGGGTTTTTACACCAACATTAATCTTATTTTCGTATTTTGTTTTGCGTGAAGCAAACATTGGTTTTGCTAAAAAAACGTGGGTAGGTGCTGCGTTTATTGTTCTGATGGTCGCAGCATGGGTTATTGAATTTATGGTAGAGCTAAAGGATTTAACACTGGGTGTGCAGGAATCCTACGGTGTCGCGAGCTATAGTTCGGTAGAGGCTATCTCAGGACCACCGCCGATGATTTTAATTGTTGTTTTAGCGTTACTCGTTACCGCTATTTTCTTAGCGTGGAAGCGTAAATGGTGGTGGATGCTTGTGGGGGTAATTATTATGACAATCGGCAGCGCGGTTACAATCGATGTTGGTAGTGACGCCATTACGAACTTATTTGAATTAATATTAATCGTGACCTTGATGCATACAGCGATTCGTTTTTCGAATGTAACGGATAGGAAGATGTGGTAG
- a CDS encoding FAD-binding oxidoreductase: MDLHNGLLYWPTTLVKPTHTNLHIKAHYDVIIIGAGMSGLLTAKALVDEGLNVAILERNEIASGSTSANTGLLQYSNDIMLHELAKQIGEQDAVRFYKLCYEALDQLEAISLSLPDNANFIRRPSICFASKKGDVKMLEKEFEMLNQHGFPVEFWNDIIVRNRLPFQAPAALYTMNDAEINPFKFVVYLAEQLKTRGVHIFENTFGNIIEDESTHITIKTMHGDFNTSRIVYTTGYNRLPHGSLTGADINRSYAIVTEQNPRFEGWYEQALIWETARPYLYLRRTSDNRVIIGRLDEKKAKPTKGQEKIEAMAEKLLDELHRLFPSEAFQAPYKYSASFGESLDNLPFIGQHPDEKNHYYLLGFGGNGTVYSLLGASILADLIMGRKNDDARLVTLDRKYGLT, from the coding sequence ATGGACTTACACAACGGACTGCTCTATTGGCCTACGACGCTTGTAAAACCAACTCATACGAACCTACACATAAAAGCCCACTATGATGTAATCATCATCGGCGCTGGTATGAGTGGATTGCTGACAGCAAAAGCGCTCGTTGATGAAGGACTCAACGTCGCGATTTTAGAGCGAAACGAAATCGCCTCAGGCAGCACTTCTGCCAATACAGGGTTACTGCAATATTCCAATGACATTATGCTACACGAATTAGCGAAGCAGATTGGCGAACAAGATGCGGTACGATTTTATAAACTATGCTACGAGGCACTTGATCAATTAGAAGCAATTTCACTGAGTTTACCGGACAACGCTAATTTTATTCGTCGTCCAAGCATTTGCTTTGCTAGTAAAAAAGGGGATGTCAAAATGCTTGAGAAGGAATTTGAAATGCTCAATCAGCATGGTTTCCCGGTAGAATTTTGGAACGACATTATCGTAAGAAATCGGTTGCCGTTTCAAGCACCTGCTGCCTTGTACACGATGAATGATGCAGAAATTAACCCCTTTAAGTTTGTCGTCTATTTAGCAGAGCAGTTAAAAACGCGAGGTGTTCACATTTTTGAAAACACATTTGGGAATATTATTGAGGATGAAAGTACACATATTACGATTAAAACGATGCACGGGGACTTCAATACCTCTCGCATTGTTTACACAACAGGCTATAATCGACTGCCTCATGGTAGCTTGACAGGTGCAGATATTAATCGTTCCTATGCCATTGTGACCGAGCAAAATCCGCGCTTTGAAGGCTGGTATGAACAAGCCCTCATTTGGGAAACCGCACGCCCGTATTTGTATTTGCGGAGAACTTCTGACAACCGCGTCATTATTGGCCGACTGGATGAAAAAAAAGCGAAGCCTACAAAAGGACAAGAAAAAATTGAGGCAATGGCAGAGAAATTACTCGATGAATTGCATAGGCTGTTCCCAAGCGAAGCATTCCAAGCACCTTACAAATACAGTGCATCATTCGGTGAATCACTTGATAACTTGCCTTTCATCGGACAGCATCCCGATGAAAAAAATCATTATTATTTACTAGGCTTTGGAGGGAATGGGACGGTTTATAGTTTACTTGGTGCTAGTATTTTAGCCGATTTAATCATGGGCCGGAAAAATGACGATGCCCGACTTGTCACACTTGACCGGAAATATGGATTAACATGA
- a CDS encoding DUF1648 domain-containing protein, with protein sequence MKLFNKFTLAVFLFTIVFTAIQFPNLPSEVPSHYNIMGEADAWANKWFIFFIPLLGFGLWLLLGQVEKFPEFINMPNGGEPLNKEQLKNSVVLMYMIRNEVLLFMSLLTLKEVFTAIGYAINLGVWEFVIFALMMTVTIVWYLVKNNKLKTA encoded by the coding sequence ATGAAACTATTTAACAAATTCACACTCGCAGTATTTCTTTTCACAATTGTCTTTACTGCCATTCAGTTCCCGAACTTACCAAGTGAAGTACCGAGTCACTACAACATCATGGGAGAGGCCGATGCTTGGGCGAATAAGTGGTTCATTTTCTTTATACCACTACTAGGTTTTGGGCTTTGGTTGTTATTGGGACAGGTAGAGAAATTCCCGGAGTTTATAAATATGCCCAATGGTGGTGAGCCGCTAAATAAAGAGCAGCTCAAAAATAGCGTGGTGCTGATGTATATGATTCGCAATGAAGTGCTATTATTTATGTCGCTGTTAACGTTAAAAGAAGTATTCACAGCGATTGGCTATGCTATTAACTTAGGGGTTTGGGAGTTTGTGATTTTTGCCTTGATGATGACCGTCACGATTGTGTGGTATCTCGTGAAAAATAATAAATTAAAAACAGCGTAA
- a CDS encoding M23 family metallopeptidase, translating into MERAANLQDKIGQLFLAQQFEEVYQATTAEFQHYVTYEQFIELAIPFVEGVAQFQLEYDANMPHARQKIWLDPKKTKAIVVAFNKANEIESLFLTPFTTDKKANQRYTKNSYYYPFKGEWFVFWGGTNELINYHYAYESQCFAYDFVKVQDGCTYLHAPEHNENYFAYNEEIVAPLDGKVIEVVDTIIDNIPSQMDEQNPAGNYVIIEHANKEYSLLAHLIPNSITVCVGQPVKTGDIIGCCGNSGNSSEPHLHFQVMDAPSLTQCKSLRIRFDDNGEPLQGDTVTSETKPKPKKSFEEKTDKVDFYVTFVEMLTLIPRAVWQFLK; encoded by the coding sequence ATGGAACGTGCGGCGAATTTACAGGACAAAATTGGACAGTTATTTTTAGCACAGCAATTTGAGGAAGTCTATCAAGCGACGACTGCTGAATTTCAACACTATGTTACCTATGAGCAGTTTATTGAATTAGCGATTCCATTTGTCGAGGGGGTAGCACAATTTCAGTTAGAGTACGATGCCAATATGCCTCATGCGAGACAAAAGATTTGGTTAGATCCTAAAAAAACGAAAGCAATTGTTGTTGCATTCAATAAGGCAAACGAAATCGAAAGCTTATTTTTAACACCATTTACAACGGATAAAAAGGCTAATCAGCGTTATACGAAAAATAGCTATTATTACCCATTTAAAGGGGAATGGTTTGTGTTTTGGGGAGGCACGAATGAGCTGATTAACTATCATTACGCTTACGAATCGCAGTGTTTTGCGTATGATTTTGTAAAAGTTCAAGATGGCTGTACGTATCTTCATGCACCCGAGCACAATGAGAACTATTTTGCTTACAACGAAGAAATTGTTGCACCACTAGATGGCAAAGTAATCGAAGTAGTAGACACGATTATTGATAATATCCCTAGTCAAATGGATGAACAAAATCCCGCGGGTAACTATGTCATCATAGAGCATGCAAACAAGGAATATAGCTTACTTGCCCATTTAATTCCGAATTCGATTACAGTATGTGTTGGACAGCCTGTGAAAACAGGAGACATCATAGGGTGCTGCGGGAATTCTGGTAATTCCTCAGAGCCACATTTACATTTTCAAGTGATGGATGCACCAAGTCTCACGCAATGTAAGTCACTACGAATTCGATTCGATGATAACGGAGAGCCACTGCAAGGAGACACAGTGACGAGCGAAACGAAGCCAAAACCGAAAAAATCATTTGAAGAAAAGACGGATAAAGTCGATTTCTACGTTACATTTGTGGAAATGTTAACGTTAATTCCACGTGCAGTTTGGCAATTTTTAAAGTAG
- a CDS encoding NUDIX domain-containing protein, which produces MTDRGAVVLIEQGKVACIRREKKGRVYYVFPGGKQEIGETIEQCAKREAFEELGVEVEVGELLTTVPFNGTQYYFFAKIIGGQFGTGQAEEFLESNGGTYLPLWLPISELDGKTVIPHEVVTALKSYLI; this is translated from the coding sequence GTGACAGATCGTGGCGCGGTTGTACTGATAGAACAAGGCAAGGTCGCATGTATTAGGCGTGAAAAGAAAGGACGTGTGTATTATGTATTTCCCGGTGGCAAGCAGGAGATTGGGGAGACGATTGAACAATGTGCCAAGCGTGAGGCATTCGAGGAACTGGGTGTTGAGGTGGAGGTTGGCGAGCTATTAACGACCGTGCCATTCAATGGTACACAATATTATTTTTTCGCAAAAATTATTGGTGGACAGTTTGGAACGGGGCAGGCGGAGGAATTTCTAGAATCTAATGGAGGTACATATTTGCCACTTTGGTTACCAATAAGTGAACTAGACGGTAAAACAGTAATCCCACATGAAGTGGTAACGGCTTTAAAAAGCTACCTAATTTAA
- a CDS encoding DUF2441 domain-containing protein has protein sequence MNDQEQYVYHLVTRNKMQLGQILYFGQHEKNTLYRFFFEKEQRNIQGEDAFQILRNGHSETGLQLSKEDAEVVLSYMGSSVRGIREMIVEMVRLQEFPHYPSRLACLYVTKSYEDLLKWKKLFESYNRKILQIVKLRVDGNYFEGDGEQLPKEDGTSFAKKIEQARNYWLNHDNADLAEMLVDGTIEVVEIIEEFE, from the coding sequence ATGAATGATCAGGAACAATATGTATATCACTTGGTAACACGTAATAAAATGCAGCTTGGTCAAATTCTTTATTTTGGTCAACATGAAAAAAATACATTGTACCGCTTCTTTTTTGAAAAGGAGCAGCGCAATATACAAGGTGAAGATGCGTTTCAGATTTTACGGAATGGCCATTCTGAAACGGGCTTACAACTATCAAAGGAAGATGCAGAGGTAGTATTAAGCTACATGGGAAGTAGTGTGCGCGGCATCCGAGAGATGATTGTAGAAATGGTGCGACTACAAGAATTTCCACATTATCCCTCGCGATTAGCCTGTTTATATGTAACGAAAAGCTATGAAGATTTATTGAAATGGAAGAAGCTATTTGAATCCTACAATCGCAAAATCCTGCAAATTGTTAAATTAAGAGTGGATGGCAACTATTTTGAAGGTGACGGTGAACAATTGCCAAAAGAAGACGGAACATCTTTCGCAAAGAAAATAGAGCAGGCACGCAACTATTGGCTAAATCACGATAATGCTGATTTAGCAGAAATGCTAGTAGACGGTACAATAGAGGTGGTAGAAATCATCGAAGAATTTGAATAA
- a CDS encoding GNAT family protein: MYQDQELTIRPILENDLERLWELIYKDEQPEWKKWDAPYYPHKAMPYDQFIKSNQDWIGDDSYWVIEVDGIVRGIVSYYWEHEPSKWLEMGIVLHEAGSWGNGIGTRALKLWINHLFNTMPLVRVGFTTWSGNERMIRVGEKLGMQMEARLRKVRLYEGQYYDSIRMGMLREEWEAFNH, translated from the coding sequence ATGTATCAAGATCAAGAATTAACGATTCGCCCTATTTTAGAAAACGATTTGGAACGTTTGTGGGAGCTTATTTATAAAGATGAACAGCCAGAGTGGAAGAAATGGGACGCCCCGTATTATCCACACAAGGCTATGCCGTATGATCAGTTTATCAAGTCGAATCAAGATTGGATTGGCGACGATAGCTATTGGGTCATTGAAGTAGATGGTATTGTACGCGGCATCGTTTCATATTATTGGGAGCATGAGCCTTCTAAATGGCTTGAAATGGGCATCGTCCTTCATGAAGCTGGCTCTTGGGGCAACGGAATTGGAACGCGTGCACTTAAATTATGGATCAATCATTTATTTAATACGATGCCACTTGTACGCGTCGGTTTCACAACATGGTCAGGCAATGAGCGTATGATTCGTGTCGGAGAAAAGCTCGGCATGCAAATGGAGGCCCGTCTTCGTAAAGTACGTTTATATGAAGGGCAGTATTACGACTCGATTCGGATGGGCATGTTACGCGAAGAATGGGAAGCGTTTAATCACTAA
- a CDS encoding amidohydrolase, translating to MSIAHKLQANFDEMVQIRRHLHMYPELSFKEVNTPKLIADKLRSFGIDVKENVGGNGVVGYLKGTLDGPTIALRADFDALPIQDEKDVSYKSKIDGVSHACGHDIHTAALLGVAKALSEARDELHGNVVFIHQFAEEVVPGGAKAMVEAGCLDGVDYVYGAHVSSWSELGTVLFCEGYAMAAADFFELTIQGKGGHGASPHETIDPIVAAAQFVFGVQPIVSRNTDPIESAVITVGKIESGTVGNVIPDKAYLTGTVRTFNPDIRNLVEHKLNNLCRAIEIQYDAKLDFIYTRGYDAVYNHPAETAALREAVSINLPELQVVNVPPRMGAEDFTYYLQEKPGTFFFVGGGNESINAVYPHHHPKFDIDEQSMINTGTVFIQALKLHGVLQ from the coding sequence ATGAGCATTGCACACAAGCTACAAGCAAATTTTGATGAAATGGTGCAAATCCGTAGACATTTACACATGTATCCAGAGCTATCATTTAAAGAGGTAAATACACCGAAGCTCATTGCTGATAAGCTACGTTCATTCGGCATTGATGTGAAGGAAAACGTTGGAGGTAATGGCGTTGTCGGCTATTTAAAAGGGACATTGGATGGACCTACGATTGCTTTACGCGCAGATTTTGATGCCCTACCGATTCAAGATGAAAAGGATGTTAGCTACAAATCAAAAATTGACGGTGTCAGTCATGCTTGTGGACATGATATCCATACGGCCGCGCTACTTGGTGTCGCAAAAGCACTAAGTGAAGCGCGTGACGAACTTCATGGCAATGTTGTATTCATCCATCAATTCGCGGAGGAAGTCGTTCCAGGTGGTGCAAAGGCTATGGTCGAAGCCGGTTGTTTAGATGGTGTAGATTATGTTTACGGGGCGCATGTTTCGTCGTGGTCTGAACTTGGGACGGTTCTTTTTTGCGAAGGCTATGCGATGGCTGCTGCGGATTTTTTTGAGCTCACGATTCAAGGGAAAGGCGGACACGGTGCATCACCTCACGAAACGATTGACCCGATTGTCGCGGCCGCGCAATTCGTCTTTGGTGTGCAGCCGATCGTCAGCCGTAACACAGACCCAATCGAATCTGCTGTTATTACAGTTGGTAAAATCGAGAGCGGTACAGTCGGCAATGTCATTCCAGATAAAGCCTATTTAACGGGAACCGTACGTACGTTTAATCCCGATATACGAAATCTCGTCGAACATAAGCTCAACAACTTATGTAGAGCCATTGAAATTCAGTATGATGCCAAATTAGATTTCATCTACACACGTGGCTATGATGCGGTGTATAACCACCCTGCTGAAACAGCCGCCTTGCGTGAAGCGGTATCCATTAATTTACCTGAACTACAAGTTGTAAACGTACCACCGCGCATGGGGGCTGAGGATTTTACGTATTATTTACAAGAGAAGCCGGGTACATTTTTCTTCGTTGGTGGTGGCAACGAATCCATTAATGCAGTCTATCCACATCACCACCCGAAGTTTGATATCGATGAACAGTCGATGATTAATACCGGTACTGTTTTTATCCAAGCGTTGAAATTGCATGGGGTACTTCAATAA
- a CDS encoding DUF4440 domain-containing protein → MDLKHHIKKLEESHIKPDVRESAEKLDAVLADEFFEIGSSGYIYDKKECLETGVVLSEMSLHNFELYPLAEGVVLTTYFIVDTTRNRNTYRSSIWKLIDGRWQLYFHQGTITPLSLEEALKKNLS, encoded by the coding sequence ATGGATTTGAAGCACCATATCAAAAAGTTAGAGGAAAGTCATATTAAGCCTGATGTGCGAGAGAGTGCTGAAAAATTAGATGCAGTGTTAGCCGATGAATTTTTTGAAATTGGTAGCTCAGGATATATATATGATAAAAAAGAATGTTTAGAAACAGGTGTGGTGTTGTCGGAAATGTCTTTGCATAACTTTGAGCTCTATCCATTAGCCGAGGGCGTTGTGCTTACGACGTATTTTATTGTGGATACGACGAGAAATCGTAATACATATCGCAGCTCGATTTGGAAGCTAATCGATGGACGCTGGCAGCTGTACTTCCATCAAGGGACAATTACACCATTGTCACTTGAAGAGGCATTAAAAAAGAATCTTAGTTAA
- the lepB gene encoding signal peptidase I, with product MKKEKNELVEWLKVIVLTAVFVIGIRSFIFSPITVDGASMMPTYENGDRVIVNKIGKTISDLDRFDIIVFKAPDERNFIKRIIGLPGDHIAYKNDELYVNGEKLEEPYLAKFKSELNGFGDLTYDFTLEQLTDAAKIPEDYYLVLGDNRRKSSDSRDPRVGLVAKDQILGKAHIRIYPFTDIGLVN from the coding sequence TTGAAAAAAGAAAAAAATGAACTTGTTGAATGGTTAAAAGTTATTGTGTTAACGGCTGTATTTGTTATTGGGATTCGTTCGTTTATTTTTTCCCCCATTACGGTAGATGGTGCCTCGATGATGCCTACATATGAAAATGGTGATCGCGTCATTGTCAATAAAATCGGAAAGACCATTTCGGATTTAGATCGTTTTGATATTATCGTTTTTAAAGCACCTGATGAACGAAATTTCATAAAGCGTATTATTGGTTTACCAGGTGATCATATCGCTTATAAAAATGACGAACTGTATGTAAATGGTGAGAAATTGGAGGAGCCTTATTTAGCAAAGTTTAAATCTGAATTAAATGGCTTTGGCGATTTAACGTATGACTTCACATTAGAGCAACTGACAGATGCTGCAAAAATCCCTGAAGATTATTATTTAGTTTTAGGTGATAACCGCCGCAAAAGCAGTGATAGCCGTGACCCACGTGTCGGATTAGTTGCTAAAGATCAGATTCTCGGTAAAGCGCATATTCGCATTTATCCGTTTACTGACATAGGCTTAGTAAATTAA
- a CDS encoding GNAT family N-acetyltransferase, protein MNFPILETERLVLRKLKIEDADEMYIYASNDDVTKYVLWDSHTSPEQTKRFLQFMIDKYEQENYAWAVTLKDSDEFIGTIDYVMLDKKERIGEIGYALSHLYWGKGYMSEAAKAILHYGFTELHLERIQARCFTENIGSERVMQKAGMVYEGTMRKAKLSKGTYYDLKMYSMIREEADLS, encoded by the coding sequence ATGAACTTTCCTATACTAGAAACCGAACGTCTCGTATTACGTAAATTAAAAATTGAAGATGCCGACGAAATGTATATCTACGCATCAAACGATGACGTAACAAAATATGTGCTATGGGATTCGCATACATCGCCTGAACAAACGAAGCGGTTTTTACAGTTTATGATTGATAAATATGAGCAAGAAAATTATGCATGGGCTGTTACATTAAAGGACTCTGATGAATTTATCGGCACGATTGATTATGTCATGCTCGACAAAAAAGAACGTATTGGCGAAATCGGTTATGCGTTATCACATCTTTACTGGGGCAAGGGCTATATGAGTGAAGCCGCAAAGGCGATACTTCATTACGGCTTTACAGAACTCCACTTAGAACGCATTCAAGCTCGTTGTTTCACTGAAAATATTGGCTCTGAGCGCGTCATGCAAAAGGCTGGCATGGTATATGAAGGAACAATGCGTAAGGCAAAACTTTCTAAAGGCACTTATTATGATTTAAAAATGTATTCGATGATCCGAGAAGAAGCGGACCTTTCGTAA
- a CDS encoding NUDIX domain-containing protein encodes MTQDLTISLTDGKLNIRVAIWIEHEENILVSEFPNNLITLPGGRVKFDESSNDAAIRELYEETGENLENMQLFAIIENFFTLETTCHEILYVYRGTIPYKETYVGIDYDDQKLYWLPKTEIHQLKPQALAQLIHKDDVGVVHIVNRDLNKRYRL; translated from the coding sequence ATGACACAAGATTTAACAATTTCCTTAACTGACGGAAAGCTGAATATTCGTGTTGCTATTTGGATTGAACACGAAGAAAACATACTCGTCAGCGAATTTCCAAACAATCTTATTACCTTACCTGGTGGACGCGTAAAATTTGATGAATCGAGTAATGATGCCGCTATTCGTGAGCTATACGAGGAAACAGGCGAAAATCTAGAAAATATGCAGCTATTCGCGATCATTGAAAATTTCTTTACACTAGAAACTACCTGTCATGAAATCTTATACGTTTACCGAGGCACCATTCCGTATAAAGAAACGTATGTCGGCATTGATTATGACGACCAGAAATTGTACTGGTTACCGAAAACAGAAATCCACCAATTAAAACCCCAAGCGCTTGCGCAACTTATACATAAGGATGATGTAGGCGTTGTGCATATTGTGAACCGGGATTTAAATAAGAGGTATCGCTTGTAA
- a CDS encoding histidine phosphatase family protein: MEICLVRHGETDWNKAGKLQGHTDIELNENGLKQAEQCAQFLKGSGYEIVLTSPLKRAKQTAQIIAQNNALPIIEAPLFIERNYGQAEGMSYEKRIEKFPNRNYPNQETKEALRERVIKGLKQIREQRSEKKIILVAHGGVINCILAVLSNDEIGSGKTKLANACLSEIIYEKNVWAIKSFNEITHLPI; this comes from the coding sequence ATGGAAATATGTTTAGTAAGACATGGTGAAACGGACTGGAATAAAGCAGGAAAGTTGCAAGGACATACGGATATTGAATTAAATGAGAACGGCTTAAAGCAGGCAGAACAATGCGCGCAATTTTTAAAGGGAAGTGGTTACGAAATCGTGCTGACAAGTCCCTTGAAACGTGCAAAGCAAACGGCGCAAATCATTGCGCAAAACAATGCATTACCAATTATCGAAGCGCCATTATTTATTGAACGCAATTACGGACAGGCAGAGGGTATGAGCTACGAAAAGCGTATAGAAAAATTCCCTAACCGTAATTACCCGAATCAAGAAACGAAAGAGGCTTTAAGAGAGCGTGTAATAAAGGGATTAAAACAAATTAGAGAACAGCGAAGTGAGAAAAAAATTATTTTAGTCGCACATGGAGGGGTCATTAATTGTATTTTAGCGGTGCTCTCTAACGATGAAATTGGTTCGGGTAAAACGAAGCTAGCGAATGCTTGTTTATCGGAAATTATTTATGAAAAGAATGTATGGGCCATTAAAAGCTTTAATGAAATCACGCATTTACCTATATAA
- a CDS encoding tetratricopeptide repeat protein, which produces MSATETLNQAIQYRKENKLKESNKLLVALANEYPNDAYINYQCAWSCDCLGEETQAVPYYEIAIQGDLQKDDLHGAYLGLGSTYRALGEYEKSKNIFEKAIHQFPEDESLKVFYAMTLHNLRQHSEAMELLLKCITSTTRDDAILTYKRAIEFYADKLDETWR; this is translated from the coding sequence ATGTCAGCTACAGAAACACTAAATCAAGCAATACAATATCGAAAAGAAAATAAATTAAAGGAATCAAATAAATTACTTGTGGCATTAGCCAATGAATATCCCAATGATGCTTATATAAACTATCAATGCGCATGGAGTTGTGATTGTCTAGGGGAAGAAACACAGGCTGTTCCGTATTATGAAATCGCGATTCAAGGAGATTTACAAAAAGACGATTTACACGGTGCGTATTTAGGATTAGGTAGTACATACCGCGCGCTCGGAGAGTACGAGAAATCAAAGAATATTTTTGAAAAGGCTATCCATCAGTTTCCCGAAGATGAGTCATTAAAAGTGTTTTATGCCATGACACTCCATAATTTACGGCAGCATAGTGAAGCAATGGAGCTACTGTTAAAATGCATTACAAGCACGACAAGGGACGATGCGATTTTAACGTATAAGCGGGCGATTGAATTTTATGCGGACAAGTTAGATGAAACATGGAGATAA
- a CDS encoding sigma-70 family RNA polymerase sigma factor: MKSSPNNFIDRLKKQKEDALDYIIDTYMPLVKAIAHKILHTQSKQDIDECINDVFLSVWQNAVQFQGNTEDFKKWIGMITKYKAIDRYRQYEKRAAREQSDAVLPQQQTSYTTEHKILEREQKNELLFALSQLAELDRHIFIMKYYLELTNNEIADTLGLTKAAVDNRLYRGKKELAQHDSLKERFI, translated from the coding sequence ATGAAAAGTTCACCGAATAATTTTATCGATCGATTAAAAAAACAAAAGGAAGATGCCCTTGATTATATTATCGATACTTACATGCCACTTGTAAAAGCCATCGCGCATAAAATTTTGCATACCCAGTCCAAGCAAGATATAGACGAATGCATCAATGATGTGTTTTTAAGCGTTTGGCAAAATGCCGTGCAATTTCAAGGGAACACAGAGGACTTTAAAAAATGGATTGGCATGATTACGAAATATAAAGCAATCGACCGCTACCGACAATATGAAAAACGTGCCGCTCGTGAGCAATCCGATGCAGTATTACCACAGCAGCAAACAAGCTACACGACCGAACATAAAATACTCGAGCGTGAACAAAAAAACGAGCTGCTGTTTGCACTCAGTCAATTAGCTGAGCTTGATCGCCATATTTTTATTATGAAATATTATTTAGAGCTAACAAATAACGAAATTGCCGATACGCTCGGACTAACAAAGGCCGCTGTAGATAATCGCTTATACCGAGGGAAAAAGGAACTCGCACAACATGACAGTTTAAAGGAGCGCTTTATATGA